In one Micromonospora polyrhachis genomic region, the following are encoded:
- a CDS encoding ABC transporter ATP-binding protein produces MSLLEITDLRVAFPGPLGPVNAVNGVSLQVDTGQTLAILGESGSGKSVTAQAVMGILDAPPARISGSVQLRGRELLTLPRKQRDRISGEEIGMVFQDAMAALNPVFTVGHQIMEVLRVRRGMSKADARRRAIELVDRVRIPAAKDRIRDYPHQFSGGMRQRIMIALAISLEPDLLIADEPTTALDVTVQAQVMELLAEIQRDSGMGLLLITHDLGVVAEVADDVAVMYAGRLVERGTVEQIFAGPAHPYTEGLLASMPRVDRRDEELYAIPGAPPNPARLPTGCPFHLRCPRVTDECRATLPLLQTLPADRASACHHHEEVLGATQR; encoded by the coding sequence ATGAGCCTGTTGGAGATCACTGACCTGCGGGTCGCGTTCCCCGGCCCGCTCGGGCCGGTCAACGCGGTCAACGGGGTGTCGCTCCAGGTCGACACCGGACAGACCCTGGCCATCCTCGGCGAGTCCGGCTCCGGCAAGAGCGTCACCGCGCAGGCGGTGATGGGCATCCTCGACGCGCCACCGGCCCGGATCAGCGGCTCGGTCCAGCTGCGTGGCCGGGAACTGCTCACCCTGCCACGCAAGCAGCGCGACCGGATCAGCGGCGAAGAGATCGGCATGGTCTTCCAGGACGCGATGGCCGCGCTCAACCCGGTCTTCACCGTCGGGCACCAGATCATGGAGGTGCTGCGGGTCCGCCGGGGCATGTCCAAGGCCGACGCCCGCCGCCGCGCCATCGAACTGGTCGACCGGGTACGCATCCCGGCCGCCAAGGACCGGATCCGCGACTACCCACACCAGTTCTCGGGTGGGATGCGCCAGCGCATCATGATCGCGCTGGCCATCTCCCTGGAACCCGACCTGCTGATCGCCGACGAGCCCACCACCGCGCTGGACGTGACCGTGCAGGCGCAGGTGATGGAACTACTCGCCGAGATCCAGCGGGACAGCGGCATGGGCCTGCTGCTGATCACCCACGACCTGGGTGTGGTGGCCGAGGTCGCCGACGACGTGGCGGTGATGTACGCCGGACGGCTCGTCGAACGCGGCACGGTCGAGCAGATCTTCGCCGGCCCGGCCCACCCGTACACCGAGGGCCTGCTCGCCTCGATGCCTCGGGTGGACCGGCGCGACGAGGAGCTCTACGCCATCCCGGGTGCCCCGCCCAACCCGGCCCGGCTTCCCACCGGCTGCCCGTTCCACCTGCGTTGTCCCCGGGTCACCGACGAGTGTCGGGCGACCCTACCGCTGCTCCAGACGCTCCCCGCCGACCGGGCGAGCGCCTGCCACCACCACGAGGAGGTGCTCGGTGCCACCCAGCGATAA
- a CDS encoding alpha/beta fold hydrolase — translation MKINGAELVVEAFGPEDGPAMIVHHGAPGLGSRNEPKRSFGPFSDRMRVIVFDARGSGESSDDEPFTHEQWVADVDAIREHFGYEKIVMAGGSYGGFIALEYAIAHPDRVSALVLRDTAADTSHDYLAVERARNTDRSVIPEWVIERIGTGRFESNEQLREYWRAILPLYDHQHDPAKDEAKLAATRFHYRTHNAAFGQNMPRYDLKPKLPSITCPTLVTVGRHDWRTPVAASQVIADLIPHGELVVFEKSGHSPQLEEPELFQQVVRDFLGRAGVLR, via the coding sequence ATGAAAATCAACGGCGCAGAACTGGTCGTCGAGGCGTTCGGCCCGGAGGACGGGCCAGCCATGATCGTGCATCACGGTGCACCCGGGCTGGGCTCCCGCAACGAGCCGAAGCGCAGCTTCGGACCGTTCTCCGACCGGATGCGGGTCATCGTCTTCGACGCCCGGGGCTCCGGCGAGTCCAGCGACGACGAGCCGTTCACCCACGAGCAGTGGGTGGCCGACGTGGACGCCATCCGGGAGCACTTCGGCTACGAGAAGATCGTCATGGCCGGCGGCTCGTACGGCGGGTTCATCGCCCTGGAGTACGCCATCGCCCACCCGGACCGGGTCTCCGCGCTGGTGCTGCGGGACACCGCGGCGGACACCTCACACGACTACCTGGCGGTCGAGCGGGCCCGCAACACCGACCGCTCGGTGATCCCGGAGTGGGTCATCGAGCGGATCGGCACCGGCCGGTTCGAGAGCAACGAACAGTTGCGGGAGTACTGGCGGGCGATCCTGCCGCTCTACGACCACCAGCACGACCCGGCCAAGGACGAGGCGAAGTTGGCCGCCACCCGGTTCCACTACCGCACGCACAACGCGGCCTTCGGGCAGAACATGCCCAGGTACGACCTGAAGCCGAAGCTGCCGTCGATCACCTGCCCGACCCTGGTCACCGTGGGCCGGCACGACTGGCGTACCCCGGTGGCGGCCTCGCAGGTCATCGCGGACCTGATCCCCCACGGTGAGCTGGTGGTCTTCGAGAAGTCCGGCCACTCGCCGCAGTTGGAGGAGCCCGAACTGTTCCAGCAGGTGGTGCGCGACTTCCTCGGCAGAGCCGGAGTGCTGCGATGA
- a CDS encoding M24 family metallopeptidase, producing the protein MRLPESFYTSVRSRLDAALDERGLDGFLATSPADVAFLSGFFYIATERPVYLWMPRAGDPLLVIPRLDEEYAAQQGVTVPTVSYFEYPGVVSAEETLAAALSRPGGPGRRIGVSAGLSVGAYRALSRAIAGTELETTDAVAKLRLCKFPEEIPFHEAAARICDEMLAAGRALIEEALASGGPLPREDEIARHVIGYGTDQMYANYDLVVYTTKLAGGLVYAGPNSALPHGLPTRRRIQPGDTLILSLGAAVASRFVESERTFVVGEPTAEQVRYYEADRQAQEVGTQAMLAGRTCTEVNKICLDVLREHGLGDYIRHRQGHGIGIQGHEPPWVEDGDDTVLAPGMLLSSEPGVYVPGHAGYRISDTVLVQESGPRRLTGYPRDLESNVIQGVR; encoded by the coding sequence ATGCGACTGCCCGAGAGCTTCTACACCAGTGTCCGTAGCCGGCTCGACGCGGCATTGGACGAACGTGGACTGGACGGTTTCCTGGCCACCTCCCCCGCCGACGTCGCCTTCCTCAGTGGCTTCTTCTACATCGCCACCGAGCGACCGGTCTACCTGTGGATGCCTCGTGCGGGCGATCCGCTGCTGGTCATCCCCCGCCTCGACGAGGAGTACGCCGCCCAGCAGGGCGTCACGGTGCCGACGGTCAGCTACTTCGAGTACCCGGGCGTGGTCAGCGCCGAGGAGACACTGGCCGCCGCACTGTCCCGCCCCGGCGGGCCGGGCCGGCGCATCGGGGTGAGCGCTGGGCTGTCGGTCGGCGCGTACCGGGCACTGTCCCGGGCCATCGCCGGGACCGAACTGGAGACCACCGACGCGGTCGCCAAGCTGCGGCTGTGCAAGTTCCCCGAGGAGATCCCGTTCCACGAGGCGGCGGCCCGCATCTGTGACGAGATGCTGGCCGCCGGCCGGGCGCTGATCGAGGAGGCGCTGGCCAGCGGCGGGCCACTGCCCCGCGAGGACGAGATAGCCCGGCACGTCATCGGGTACGGCACCGACCAGATGTACGCCAACTACGACCTGGTCGTCTACACCACCAAGCTGGCCGGTGGACTGGTCTACGCCGGGCCGAACTCGGCCCTGCCGCACGGGTTGCCGACCCGGCGACGCATCCAGCCGGGCGACACCCTGATCCTCTCCCTCGGTGCGGCGGTGGCCAGCCGGTTCGTGGAGAGCGAACGCACCTTCGTCGTCGGCGAGCCCACCGCCGAGCAGGTGCGCTACTACGAGGCCGACCGCCAGGCGCAGGAGGTGGGCACCCAGGCCATGCTGGCCGGTCGGACCTGCACCGAGGTCAACAAGATCTGCCTGGACGTGCTGCGCGAGCACGGGCTGGGCGACTACATCCGGCACCGGCAGGGGCACGGCATCGGGATACAGGGGCACGAGCCGCCCTGGGTCGAGGACGGCGACGACACCGTACTCGCCCCCGGGATGCTGCTCTCCAGCGAGCCCGGTGTCTACGTCCCCGGCCACGCCGGCTACCGCATCTCCGACACGGTCCTGGTGCAGGAGTCCGGGCCACGTCGGCTCACCGGCTACCCGCGCGATCTGGAATCCAACGTCATTCAGGGGGTCCGATGA
- a CDS encoding ABC transporter permease, which yields MSAPVLTEQSVPPVVPTATRRSWYAYLRQPSAALSVLVLVVMVVMAVFAPLIADEPAGAGPDVLQSPSGAHWFGTDDLGQDIFAQVVWGTRTSLVIGLAASLIAIVLGTAIGLAAAYFRPIDAVATVITDVMLALPTLPLMIMLAAVVSPSVVTLTIIIGLFAWPEVARLIRSQGLVISAMPYIDGARVLGASGWRIVTREILPAVVSLMIVSVLLTASRAVISEAGLSFLGLGDPDAWSWGRILLNAQRSGTIAIAWWQTLFPSLAILLLVLAATLAGMRFNDTRDPRRNGG from the coding sequence GTGAGCGCCCCTGTGCTGACCGAGCAGTCGGTACCGCCGGTCGTTCCAACCGCCACCAGGCGATCCTGGTACGCCTACCTGCGCCAACCCTCCGCAGCATTGTCCGTACTGGTGCTGGTCGTGATGGTGGTGATGGCGGTCTTCGCACCGCTGATCGCCGACGAGCCCGCGGGCGCCGGCCCGGACGTGCTGCAGTCTCCGTCGGGAGCGCACTGGTTCGGTACCGACGACCTCGGGCAGGACATCTTCGCCCAGGTGGTCTGGGGCACCCGGACCAGTCTGGTGATCGGGCTGGCCGCTTCGCTGATCGCGATCGTGCTGGGCACCGCGATCGGGTTGGCCGCAGCCTACTTCCGCCCGATCGACGCGGTCGCCACCGTCATCACCGACGTGATGCTGGCGTTGCCCACCCTGCCGCTGATGATCATGCTGGCGGCGGTGGTCAGCCCCAGCGTCGTCACCCTGACCATCATCATCGGCCTCTTCGCCTGGCCCGAGGTGGCCCGACTGATCCGGTCACAGGGCCTGGTGATCAGCGCGATGCCCTACATCGACGGGGCCCGGGTGCTCGGTGCCTCCGGGTGGCGGATCGTCACCCGGGAGATCCTGCCGGCGGTCGTCTCCTTGATGATCGTCAGTGTGCTGCTCACCGCCTCGCGGGCGGTGATCTCCGAGGCTGGCCTGAGCTTCCTCGGTCTCGGCGACCCCGACGCCTGGTCCTGGGGCCGCATCCTGCTCAACGCCCAGCGCAGCGGCACCATCGCGATCGCCTGGTGGCAGACGCTCTTCCCGTCGCTGGCGATCCTGCTGCTGGTGCTCGCGGCGACCCTCGCCGGTATGCGGTTCAACGACACCCGTGACCCTCGCCGGAACGGAGGCTGA
- a CDS encoding ABC transporter permease, producing MVRFVLSRALKAVLTVWIAITSTFFLLRLLPGDPTTLMVEGDMTPEMQAALLKTYGLDRPLWEQYVSYLRELLQGNLGISFRQLQPVTDIILDRLPWTLLLAGTAFILTIAVGIPIGVTAAVNRGKLMDRLLQGFGISANALFVPSVAILLLVFFGAQLGWFPIGGAIDPDTRGAAAYLSLAHHLVLPVLSLVLVQLGPYALTLRTNMIEVLGEDYIRAAQARGLSARRRVWKHGLRNAILPALTLMGLQLGTLVGGAVLTETVFAYPGVGRLIYEAVGQQDYPVIQGAFIMLAVTVVIANALTDMLYAVLNPRIRL from the coding sequence GTGGTGCGTTTCGTGCTCAGCCGGGCACTGAAGGCCGTCCTGACCGTGTGGATCGCGATCACTTCGACCTTCTTCCTGCTCCGGCTCCTGCCGGGGGACCCCACGACCCTGATGGTCGAAGGGGACATGACGCCGGAGATGCAGGCGGCACTGCTCAAGACGTACGGCCTGGACCGTCCACTGTGGGAGCAGTACGTGTCGTACCTGCGGGAGCTGCTCCAGGGCAACCTGGGCATCTCCTTCCGGCAACTCCAGCCGGTCACCGACATCATCCTCGACCGGCTGCCCTGGACATTGCTGCTCGCCGGCACGGCGTTCATCCTCACCATCGCCGTCGGCATTCCGATCGGCGTGACCGCCGCGGTCAACCGCGGCAAGCTGATGGACCGGCTACTCCAGGGCTTCGGCATCAGCGCCAACGCGCTCTTCGTACCCAGCGTCGCCATCCTGCTGCTGGTCTTCTTCGGGGCCCAGCTCGGCTGGTTCCCGATCGGTGGGGCGATCGACCCGGACACCCGGGGCGCGGCGGCCTACCTGAGCCTCGCCCACCATCTGGTGCTGCCGGTGCTGTCACTGGTGCTGGTGCAACTCGGCCCGTACGCGTTGACCCTGCGCACCAACATGATCGAGGTCCTCGGTGAGGACTACATCCGGGCCGCCCAGGCCCGTGGTCTCTCGGCCCGACGCCGGGTCTGGAAGCACGGTCTGCGCAACGCGATCCTGCCGGCACTGACCCTGATGGGTCTACAACTGGGCACCCTGGTCGGCGGCGCGGTGCTCACCGAGACCGTCTTCGCCTACCCCGGCGTCGGCCGGCTGATCTACGAGGCGGTCGGCCAGCAGGACTACCCGGTGATCCAGGGGGCGTTCATCATGCTCGCCGTCACCGTGGTGATCGCCAACGCGCTGACCGACATGCTCTACGCGGTCCTCAACCCCAGGATCCGCCTGTGA
- a CDS encoding ABC transporter substrate-binding protein, producing the protein MKNIVKGRWRVAVALGAVAALGLSGCSLNEDNASSGSGSGNGSVLRIGTTTDVSNFNPLQSLSKTDSWILNAMYPHLLRIDENAKKAPELAKEYKYEDGGKTAVFTLRDDFKWTDGKPVVAEDVKFSAEMIMKYKLGNVAAKLTWVESIEAPDATTVKFKLSQPYAPFAEGVGFWMSIVPKHVFESAGDLSKFPNDSNWVGAGPFVLDSMTKGQRYVMKRNENYPLAPGGKAAVSQVEYRVYPDVNTMMLALRNGDIDMMGTPVPVSAAKTFENDSKIKLEKVGALGFAHLTYNMNNKHLAKQEVRQALSMSVDTKAIISSVLQGDAQQMAGPISPIFADYDNTEIQPYAYDPDGAKAKLTAAGYRDGNGDGFFDGLTIGVACDQSNANITRVVQLFRESAAKAGIKLENQCVERNTFLTRTKNGEYDIDATQWGVFDNPMDQLRSTYLSSNPGGINYNLLKSDEMDKLINDAAGTTDPEAFKVKIKNIDKVVHEQAYLTPLYVENFQFAYNASKFTGFVASPSDLLGMVTAYSLAQVTPVK; encoded by the coding sequence GTGAAAAACATAGTCAAGGGCCGGTGGCGGGTTGCCGTCGCGCTCGGCGCGGTGGCCGCGCTGGGCCTCTCCGGTTGCAGCCTCAACGAGGACAACGCGTCGTCCGGTAGCGGTTCGGGTAACGGCTCCGTGCTGCGCATCGGCACCACCACCGACGTCAGCAACTTTAACCCCTTGCAGTCGCTGAGCAAGACCGACTCGTGGATCCTCAACGCGATGTACCCGCACCTGCTGCGGATCGACGAGAACGCCAAGAAGGCGCCGGAGCTGGCGAAGGAATACAAGTACGAGGACGGCGGCAAGACCGCGGTCTTCACCCTGCGCGACGACTTCAAGTGGACCGACGGCAAGCCGGTGGTCGCCGAGGACGTCAAGTTCAGCGCTGAAATGATCATGAAGTACAAGCTCGGCAACGTCGCGGCCAAGCTGACCTGGGTCGAGTCGATCGAGGCCCCGGACGCCACGACGGTGAAGTTCAAGCTGTCGCAGCCGTACGCGCCGTTCGCCGAGGGCGTCGGTTTCTGGATGTCGATCGTGCCGAAGCACGTCTTCGAGTCCGCCGGCGACCTGTCCAAGTTCCCCAACGACTCCAACTGGGTCGGTGCCGGGCCGTTCGTGCTGGACAGCATGACCAAGGGGCAGCGCTACGTCATGAAGCGCAACGAGAACTACCCGCTGGCCCCGGGCGGCAAGGCGGCGGTGAGCCAGGTCGAGTACCGGGTCTACCCGGACGTCAACACGATGATGCTGGCGCTGCGCAACGGTGACATCGACATGATGGGCACGCCGGTGCCGGTGTCGGCGGCGAAGACCTTCGAGAACGACTCGAAGATCAAGCTGGAGAAGGTCGGCGCGCTCGGTTTCGCGCACCTGACCTACAACATGAACAACAAGCACCTGGCCAAGCAGGAGGTGCGGCAGGCGCTGTCGATGTCGGTCGACACCAAGGCGATCATCTCCTCGGTGCTCCAGGGCGACGCCCAGCAGATGGCCGGCCCGATCTCGCCGATCTTCGCCGACTACGACAACACCGAGATCCAGCCGTACGCGTACGACCCGGATGGCGCGAAGGCCAAGCTGACCGCGGCGGGCTACCGGGACGGCAACGGCGACGGCTTCTTCGACGGCCTCACCATCGGCGTGGCCTGCGACCAGTCCAACGCCAACATCACCCGGGTGGTGCAACTCTTCCGCGAGAGCGCGGCCAAGGCCGGCATCAAGCTGGAGAACCAGTGCGTGGAGCGGAACACCTTCCTGACCCGCACCAAGAACGGTGAGTACGACATCGACGCCACCCAGTGGGGCGTGTTCGACAACCCGATGGACCAGCTGCGTAGCACCTACCTGTCCAGCAACCCGGGTGGCATCAACTACAACCTGCTCAAGTCCGACGAGATGGACAAGCTGATCAACGACGCGGCCGGCACCACCGACCCGGAGGCGTTCAAGGTCAAGATCAAGAACATCGACAAGGTCGTGCACGAGCAGGCGTACCTGACCCCGCTGTACGTGGAGAACTTCCAGTTCGCCTACAACGCCAGCAAGTTCACCGGCTTCGTCGCGTCGCCGTCGGACCTGCTCGGCATGGTCACCGCGTACTCGCTGGCCCAGGTCACCCCGGTCAAGTAA
- a CDS encoding dipeptidase, producing the protein MQETAGGYRGYRSFDYLEPHRDYKVFELAPEIGRVPEHDLGLTDGQQERVARLLREQMAISLHEHPKILPADVSQLRDYNRTGRNSFGFEGLARSGMTAVFDNFMNGTGCVTSEHAWKWDDVIYDIGLRFADVAKQDHVVVATTLEQIFEAKRNGQLALVAGLEAATMIENELDRIDILYGFGVRQMGIAYSQANMLGSGLSEDRDGGLTHFGRRAVDRMNKLGIAIDISHSGDQTSLDVIEASRVPVFITHAGARSVWNTPRMKPDEVIRACAERGGVIGIEAAPHTTLSADHPHHSIESVMDHFTYCVELVGIDHVAFGPDTNFGDHVGLHDSFTQHLAIGKAHGVVDHPRVPYVSGMENPAECFSNIVGWLVAHDYSDDEIAKVIGGNIIRVLQEVW; encoded by the coding sequence TTGCAGGAAACCGCAGGTGGGTACCGCGGCTACCGGTCCTTCGACTATCTGGAGCCGCACCGGGACTACAAGGTCTTCGAGCTGGCCCCGGAGATCGGCCGGGTGCCGGAGCACGACCTCGGGTTGACCGACGGCCAGCAGGAGCGGGTGGCTCGGCTGCTGCGTGAGCAGATGGCCATCTCACTGCACGAACACCCGAAGATCCTGCCGGCCGATGTGTCGCAGCTACGCGACTACAACCGCACCGGCCGCAACTCGTTCGGCTTCGAGGGCCTGGCCCGCTCCGGCATGACCGCCGTCTTCGACAACTTCATGAACGGCACCGGCTGTGTGACCAGCGAGCACGCCTGGAAGTGGGACGACGTCATCTACGACATCGGGCTGCGCTTCGCCGATGTCGCCAAGCAGGACCACGTGGTCGTGGCCACCACCCTGGAACAGATCTTCGAGGCCAAGCGCAACGGCCAGCTCGCCCTGGTGGCCGGCCTGGAGGCGGCCACGATGATCGAGAACGAACTCGATCGCATCGACATCCTTTACGGCTTCGGCGTACGCCAGATGGGCATCGCGTACAGCCAGGCCAACATGCTCGGCTCCGGGCTCTCCGAGGACCGCGACGGCGGGCTGACCCACTTCGGGCGGCGCGCGGTGGACCGGATGAACAAGCTCGGCATCGCCATCGACATCTCGCACTCCGGCGATCAGACCTCGCTGGACGTGATCGAGGCGAGTCGGGTACCGGTGTTCATCACCCACGCCGGTGCCCGCTCGGTCTGGAACACCCCTCGGATGAAGCCGGACGAGGTGATCCGGGCCTGCGCCGAACGGGGCGGTGTGATCGGCATCGAGGCCGCACCGCACACCACCCTCTCGGCGGACCACCCGCACCACTCCATCGAGTCGGTGATGGACCACTTCACGTACTGCGTGGAGTTGGTCGGCATCGACCACGTGGCGTTCGGCCCGGACACCAACTTCGGTGACCACGTCGGACTCCACGACAGCTTCACCCAGCACCTGGCGATCGGGAAGGCCCACGGCGTGGTGGACCACCCCCGGGTGCCGTACGTCTCCGGCATGGAAAACCCCGCGGAGTGCTTCAGCAACATCGTCGGGTGGCTGGTCGCGCACGACTACTCCGATGACGAGATCGCCAAGGTCATCGGCGGCAACATCATCCGGGTTCTTCAGGAGGTTTGGTGA
- the rpe gene encoding ribulose-phosphate 3-epimerase, translating to MTAPVPIVAPSILSADFAHLADEVKVVESAADWLHVDVMDNHFVPNLTIGLPVVRSLLAATTLPFDVHLMIEDPRRWAPGYAEAGAYNVTFHAEACDNPVALARDLRAAGAKAGLAIDRDTPIEPYLELLPSFDTLLIMTIKAGFGGQAFIPELLDKVRAARRHVDAGHLELRIEVDGGIAADTIEQAAAAGADAFVAGTAVYGAADPAEAVRHLRGLAERAIRQD from the coding sequence GTGACCGCACCAGTGCCCATCGTCGCGCCCAGCATTCTCTCCGCCGACTTCGCCCATCTCGCCGACGAGGTCAAGGTGGTCGAGTCCGCGGCCGACTGGCTGCACGTCGACGTGATGGACAACCACTTCGTGCCCAACCTGACCATCGGCCTGCCGGTGGTGCGGAGCCTGCTCGCCGCTACGACGTTGCCCTTCGACGTACACCTGATGATCGAGGATCCGCGCCGGTGGGCCCCCGGGTACGCCGAGGCGGGTGCCTACAACGTCACCTTCCACGCCGAGGCGTGCGACAACCCGGTGGCCCTGGCCAGGGATCTGCGGGCGGCCGGGGCGAAGGCCGGGCTGGCGATTGATCGGGACACCCCGATCGAGCCGTACCTCGAACTGCTGCCCAGCTTCGACACGCTCCTGATCATGACCATCAAGGCCGGCTTCGGCGGGCAGGCGTTCATCCCCGAACTGCTGGACAAGGTCCGGGCCGCCCGTCGGCATGTCGACGCCGGCCACCTCGAACTGCGGATCGAAGTCGACGGCGGGATCGCCGCCGACACCATCGAACAGGCCGCCGCCGCCGGGGCGGACGCCTTCGTCGCCGGCACCGCGGTCTACGGCGCGGCAGACCCCGCCGAGGCGGTACGCCACCTGCGAGGGCTCGCCGAGCGGGCCATACGGCAGGACTGA
- a CDS encoding GGDEF domain-containing response regulator → MEPAEDQRDLILVVDDDEDIARFVEFNLELHGFDVVRASDGQEALELVEQRRPDLAIVDLMMPRIDGLELTRRLRANPLTTALPVIMLTAKGMTVDKVHGLTAGADDYVIKPFDTAELIARVSSTLRRNKEFREVSPLTGLPGNSRVRREITDRIRSGVDYAVGYVDIDRFKSVNDRYGFSRGDEFIAALARSLHRAVVAVGLPPAFLGHIGGDDFVIVCAPDQVRPITERAVVDFEKAADDLYDPQDRGRGYVELQDRRGNVQRANLVTLSIGVSMSVVERRFTNPMDAIAVASEMKSLAKRQPGSYVAVDRRRAAG, encoded by the coding sequence GTGGAACCGGCCGAGGATCAGCGTGATCTCATCCTGGTCGTCGACGACGACGAGGACATCGCCCGGTTCGTCGAGTTCAATCTTGAGCTGCACGGCTTCGACGTCGTACGTGCCAGCGACGGCCAGGAAGCCCTTGAACTGGTCGAGCAGCGCCGGCCCGACCTGGCCATCGTCGACCTGATGATGCCGCGGATCGACGGCCTGGAACTGACCCGCCGGCTCCGGGCCAATCCGTTGACCACCGCCCTACCAGTGATCATGCTGACCGCCAAGGGAATGACCGTGGACAAGGTCCACGGCCTCACCGCCGGCGCCGACGATTATGTGATCAAGCCGTTCGACACCGCCGAACTCATCGCCCGGGTCAGCTCGACGCTGCGCCGCAACAAGGAGTTCCGCGAGGTCTCCCCACTGACCGGCCTACCCGGCAACAGCCGGGTCCGCCGGGAGATCACCGACCGAATACGCAGCGGCGTCGACTACGCCGTCGGCTACGTTGACATCGACCGGTTCAAGAGCGTCAACGACCGGTACGGCTTCAGCCGGGGCGACGAGTTCATCGCCGCGCTCGCCCGCAGTCTGCACCGGGCGGTGGTCGCGGTCGGGCTCCCGCCCGCCTTCCTCGGCCACATCGGCGGCGACGACTTCGTCATCGTCTGCGCCCCCGACCAGGTGCGCCCGATCACCGAGCGGGCGGTGGTCGACTTCGAAAAGGCCGCCGACGATCTCTACGACCCCCAGGACCGGGGCCGCGGCTACGTCGAGCTACAGGACCGGCGGGGCAACGTCCAGCGGGCCAACCTGGTGACCCTGTCGATCGGGGTGTCGATGTCGGTCGTCGAGCGCCGGTTCACCAACCCGATGGACGCGATCGCGGTGGCCTCCGAGATGAAGAGCCTGGCCAAGCGGCAGCCCGGGTCGTACGTGGCCGTCGATCGGCGGCGCGCCGCGGGCTGA
- the ribD gene encoding bifunctional diaminohydroxyphosphoribosylaminopyrimidine deaminase/5-amino-6-(5-phosphoribosylamino)uracil reductase RibD: protein MPSVSTDKAMRRAIELAARGLGTTSPNPVVGCVILDAAGEIVGEGFHAYAGGPHAEIVALAQAGDRAKGGTAVVTMEPCDHTGRTGPCTRALIRAGVATVAIGVTDPNPVAGGGTGTLRAAGVDVVSGVHAAEAEAGNLAWLTAVRREWPYVIWKYAATADGRSAATDGTSMWITSEAARIDVHALRGTVDAVIVGSGTVLADNPRLTARNLRDGTLAIRQPLRVVVDSKGNTPADARVRDAAARTWIATAAEVGATSDGRVDLPALLAVLYQRGARAVLLEGGPTLAGAFLAAGLIDKIVGYVAPKLLGAGPTALADAGVHTITDAIDLDFVDITRVGPDLRITALPRKREG from the coding sequence ATGCCGAGCGTCTCCACCGACAAGGCGATGCGTCGAGCGATCGAGCTGGCTGCCCGAGGTCTGGGCACCACCAGTCCCAACCCCGTCGTCGGCTGCGTCATTCTGGACGCCGCTGGGGAGATCGTCGGGGAGGGTTTCCACGCCTACGCCGGTGGCCCGCACGCCGAGATCGTCGCCCTGGCCCAGGCCGGGGACCGGGCCAAGGGCGGCACCGCCGTGGTCACCATGGAGCCCTGCGACCATACCGGCCGTACCGGCCCGTGCACTCGGGCGCTGATCCGGGCCGGCGTGGCCACGGTGGCGATCGGCGTCACCGACCCCAACCCGGTCGCCGGGGGCGGAACCGGGACATTGCGCGCCGCCGGCGTAGACGTCGTCTCCGGAGTACACGCCGCCGAGGCCGAGGCCGGCAACCTCGCCTGGCTGACCGCTGTACGGCGGGAGTGGCCGTACGTCATCTGGAAGTACGCCGCCACCGCCGACGGACGCTCGGCGGCCACCGACGGCACCAGCATGTGGATCACCTCCGAGGCGGCCCGGATCGACGTGCATGCCCTGCGCGGCACCGTCGACGCGGTGATCGTCGGATCGGGCACCGTACTCGCCGACAATCCCCGGCTCACCGCCCGCAACCTGCGGGACGGCACCCTGGCCATCCGGCAGCCGCTGCGGGTGGTGGTGGACAGCAAGGGCAACACCCCGGCCGACGCCCGGGTCCGCGACGCCGCCGCCCGGACCTGGATCGCCACCGCCGCCGAGGTCGGTGCCACTTCCGACGGCCGGGTGGACCTGCCGGCGTTGCTCGCCGTGCTCTACCAGCGCGGCGCGCGGGCGGTACTGCTGGAGGGTGGTCCGACGCTGGCCGGCGCGTTCCTCGCCGCCGGCCTGATCGACAAGATCGTCGGGTACGTCGCGCCGAAGCTTCTCGGTGCCGGCCCCACGGCGCTGGCCGACGCCGGGGTGCACACCATCACCGACGCCATCGACCTGGACTTCGTCGACATCACCCGGGTCGGTCCGGACCTGCGGATCACCGCGCTGCCCCGCAAGAGGGAAGGCTGA